Within Scleropages formosus chromosome 24, fSclFor1.1, whole genome shotgun sequence, the genomic segment agctCTGCAGTGtatgcgtgtgtgagagagagagttgaTAGAGTACAGTAAGGGTGGGGACGGCTCGCCGCTGGTCATCCCATCCTGATTTTCCAATTCCTGTTTTGCTGTTATCTGCCCCACTTCCTGCTTCCGGGCCTTTTCAGAGTTCCATCCTCGGCTTCCTGTCCTCACACCGCGCTTCTAGAACAATGCGGGGGGTAGTTTCCAGGAGCAGCTCCAGTGGCGGGGCAGGGTGTTGTGCTTATGAGGTCCAACTCCCATCCTTCCTTTCTCAATGTTCTCCTGCTGCGTGTGACATGCGAGGAGCCTTGAGTTTCCCACCGGGCTGCACTCCGCGTCACTCCCCATCTCACAAACATGGTGTCCACCACAGTGTCCATCTGTCCAGGCTGTCCCACCTTCACCGCACGGCTGCTGTCCCGCCCGCCGGCCGGCCTCACAGCAACATCCTCGCCTGTAGGACTCAACCCAAGCGCTGCTCCCCACTCTTTACTACCGTTCATACGCAGGATTACATTAATGAAAAAGGTCTTACAGTAGCCATGCTCATACTGGGCTTAGGGTACTGCACTTCTTCCTTATGTTTTACCACGTTACTGCTTGCCGTCTGTGGGTGCTTTACTCGTTTATTCATGCGTTACTGATCTCACGCACTATCACTGCCTGTGTTTTGTCCACAACTCTTGTGtgtatgctgctgcaaagcTGTGCACTCTCCCTCTGGGATCagtgatctatctatctatctgtcgaGTCTTGGAAATGATCTGCTGTGAATGATCAGCCTTTGACTGTTCACCTTCGGTCCAGGTACACACCGTAAACTAGAACAACAAGCGAGATGAACCCACTTAACATTCTTCGCTGCTCCAGCTGAGCATTGCTGAGCTATTGAACAGTGAACAAGGACACGGCagcgacaacaacaacaacaacaagaacaagaacaaaaacagagcGTCCCCACGGTCGGAGCTGAAGAGAGGTCGGCCGGGAgcggggtgtgggggtgggggttcctACCGCTATTTACTGACCCTACAAGAGGGAGCCACTTTGGGAAACCTCCTTGGAATAATAGAACCGCATTCGTTCACAAGGCAACAGCGGAACTCTGCTGTGAATGCACCCCgcacaccaccccccacccccgttccTCCCTTCTTTCACACTCTGCCCCAGTTTTCTCTGGGAAAAGAAACACAGTAATCTCGTAAACACAAGACAGGAATACGCTGTAGCTTGAAGGAGAGATCCTGTTCTTTAAAGTATAAGTGGCCATGAAGTTCAggcctcacacacacccacacacacgcagaggtGGCGGTGTCTCGAACATCCCAGGAAGGAACCCACGTCCTGCTGCTTCTCGGTGGGGGGCCAGTGGAAAACTCCCCATGGCATTCCTTCGAAGCCGAGACAGAGACACAGTTAAcgcgttctctctctctcgcgcacacgcacgcgcccacacacacacacacacacacacacacacacacacacacacaacggtcACCGTGCACCCAAAATGGGGCACCGGGATGTGCGGCTGCAAGATCCATCAATATTGCAGCGCGGACCGCATGACGTCACGCGGCGCCCGCGAGCAGCGCGCGACAGAACCGCCGCGCGCGACCGCAACAGTATTTAAACGCCATCAGCGgctttgcacacacacaaaaaaaaacccacgaAAACAACAGAGTGGCACCGAGCGAAAAGTGACTCCGTGGGAAGTTTCCATCTCTGCGCCGACTCGCGTTCCCACCGCacggatgtgtgtgtgtgtgtttctgcacgGATAcgatgcgcacacacatactATGACATAATTATGTGACATAGGAGCgaacaaaagtgtgtgtgtcccggCCGAAGAGCCGCCCGACCGACACGCCGAGTCTGTGTGTGGCACACGACGTCGCCTCAGCTTTTACTTTTGCCTCACAATGTTGCTCCAGCACAGTTTCGTGTCACGTATTAATTTATATGACGATGAAGAAAAGCAACTTTAGTTTTCTGCACGCGGCGCGTGCGCTGCTCGCTGTTCCTTTACACGCGAACGAGCGCAGCGGATCCGAAATAAGAGCGATTCTCAGAGGAGGAGAGTCTGGGTCCCGCAATAATAACGGCAAAGTAACCGAGCACTTTGGAGTTCTTGTAAAAATTTAGATCCTAGCAAACCTCGAGCAGCAATAAATTGGTGAATTATGCATTAAGTTACAAAATACAAAGGCAAGCGGCCCCTCTTCACAAAAAAACATGAGGTGTGAGTAATGATGATGGGAGACCGACCGGTAATTATTATATTAGTGTATATCCCACGACTCTCGGGGACCCGAGCCCTTCTACTGACataatactgaaataaatgcagtaatAGTATCACAGCGATTTGAAAATATTGGTGAAATACCACAGCCACTTACCTGACGTTCGCCTACTCTTCAATGTCCAGTCTGCTGTCCGGTCCGGCTTCGTTCGGACCGCTCGAAACAGCCCAGCGCGAGGTGGGGCCAATGTGAGCGGCTTCGCCTCTCCGCCAATCAGCGATCGCATACAGGGATTTAACCGCATCTCTACGCCTGCCCTCCAACAGGACTCTTGCTGCAGTTGAGTGACAGCTAGAGCTGCTCCAATGGAAAGCGGACGACGGGGCCTTGGGGCGGTGCTTAGGCGTGCCGCCGACAGTTAATTAGTTGCGATGGAGACAAGAGTTCGGAAAAGcgaaaacaagtggaaaaaaaacgcACGAACCTTTGGGGAGGAGAGGCCGAACTTTTACTCCATTCCTTCTGTTTGTTCGCCTCTCCAGATCGGCAGCAGGTTGCTCAGTAAAAGATGATGTTTCTGTTCTCGGTAGGAGAGCAGCCAGGGCAAAAGGAGGCGACATGATCCAGACAGGCCGACACACTCCCTCGGTCACACACACGTGGACATCTGTACTTTCCCTTCCACACACAGGCATACTGCAAAGGGCAATGGGGCAATACGCCGACGCTGGAACAGTGCAGCGTTCAAACTTAACAGTTCAACTCTTTATTGTCCAGATACTTGCTTCattcatgtaaaatatttcagtacagtacacagtacagtacagtacagtatagaGTACACAGTACAATGCATGTTACATCTCGCGCTCATGTTGCTGGCTCTTCATGAGGCGCTAAGGCTTGCACGCGGCGGTCGTGCCCTTCCAGGCGGCAGGCTCACACAGCCACTGCgccaggaaaaaaagaaagtattaaATTATAAACCACTAAGATCAAGTTGTTTTCAAAGCCCAAAACCAGCACCATGTGGGAGCCAGCTGCCAgcattcccagcatgctctgctCCCCAGGTCCAGCAGAGGGCTTCGCCTTGGACAAATACGACTCAGTCGCTGTTGGCTAGAACATAGCAGCTTTAGTCTGGGTGAACTCAGAGGACTTGGGAAACGGAACGGGGAAAGGAAACGATCGGTCCAGTGGGACCTCGCATCTCAGGTGGGCGGTTCTCCTCAGATCAAGGAAGGGGACCCGTCAGCTTCCCCCGTAGGATATGCAAGGGAACCACTCAGCTGACCCTCAGACCAAGTGAGGGTACTAATCGACTTCATCTCAGACGAGAAGACCTAACTTTCAGGGGTTGAAACAGTACCACTTTAAAGAATTGTTTCACGGTGAAAATGTGCAGCAATGACAAGGAAACACTCAAAGCAGCTGTTGCTCGATTCTCCTGTTTCTTATCgtcttttttaattaactgctGAAGTTGGAGCAGCTGTGCATGTGTGGATGGGGGGTATGGGGGGGGGCAAGAGAAGGGGGCAAGGTTCGTCCTGGTCTGCCCCGCAGGCATGTCCCTCTGTCGGTACATTCTCCCAGGCTGGGGGCAGATGTGAGGACAGGGCCTCAGTAGCGGTGGGTCTGGTGGGAGTACTGCGGGGGCTGCTGGGAGGTAGAGGAGTACCCCATGCTGCTCTGGGGCAGTGATGTGCTTGGTCCCGGGTTCTGGTAGGCAGCATGTGGATTGGAGCGCTGCAGAAGACAAGGATACCGTTGAGTTAAAATTTTCCCACCAAAACAGAACATGCTGCTGACAAACCAATTCACCAGCTGCACTGTCACCACATATTCCAGGTCAACTGCAGGCTTGAGCAGTGAGCCAAAGCCAAAGAGCAAGCCCAAGGAATCCTTAATCTTGTCGAGGCTGgcgtatgtgcgtgtgtatCCCTGTGCAGGgagtgagtgagagacagaaggagacTCACCTGGTAATCTGAGGTCATGATGAGGCCACTTGAGGTAGTGGTTGGAGGAACCACTCGCACCTTCTTCAGAGGCGGGCCTTGGGCGTGGCTATTGTCTGGGTTCCCTGTATGTCCTGCCCCATTAGTGTGGTTGTTTCCCTGCTGCTGGTTTTTCTGATGCAACAcaggaacagaaaacacaactcaTTTAACTCCAGTAGAcatgcagcaacagagacacactctccctcttcctttcccttctcCTTACTTTATCTGCTTTGTCTTCTGGTTCTTCCTCAGTCAGGAACTCCCGTTTGGGGTAGGGGATCTGGCAACCAGCAAACACACTGTTCCGGGTTGAAAAGAAGAAGCTGTTAATGCTAATTATTTATCCTTGTGAGGAAATTTACTCTGGCGGCCACTGGAATGGCACCTAAAGaattgtctttggactgcatgaggaaacccaagcaaactCGGCacaacgtgcaaactccacacagacggaaaGGAGCTCGATCTTCTGTTCTCCCGCATCGtccaggggctgtgaggcagcagctacctgctgcgccaccacgtgcACCCAGCTGTTGTGGCACTGCCTGTCTCAGGATTGGTTCATGTGGCGTGGGGTtcagatagatagacagatgtCACTCACTCAGAGGTGGGTAGCGGCTCCTCCAGGAAGTAAGGGTCCTGCATGGCCTGCTCAGACGTGATCCTGCGGATAGGGTCCATGGTAAGCAGCTTCTGCAGCTGGCAGAAAAGGTCTGTTAGTGCCACGTTCACACTCCAAACAGCTTTCTTAGCATAGCACCACATTTAATGTACATCTCCAGGGTGGCACTGTCAGCTCAACAGTACGTTACAACTGACGCTGTATGACAAACAGCTACCAacattaataatgataacattTCTTTACTGAGAGGGGTCACACAAAAACAGTATGATAAAACCAAAATGTTGTTTAAGACAATACAtttatatgatgcttttctacaaagcgacatACAAAGTTAAgctatttacgtttatttagcagacactttctccaaggcaacttccagtgaactcatttattcatctattatCATCAGCTTCATCATctatctacccatttacacagctgagtaagttttactgaagcaattttagggtaagtaccttgctcaagggtacgacagctgaaggtgggatttgaacctgcaacctttgggttcaaaggcagcagctctaaccactacaccatcatCAATATTTTTCTTGGGCTATTACACATAAAGGCACATTTCCATACTGCCAACAATATTACTATTTGTACATTTGAACAATTAAACTTGGATTTGACATCATGCTGGTGATTGAACAGAAATAATTTACAATAAGAGTTTTGAAATTGAGATCATCATTGCTGTGGTGCATCGACATGTGCTCTTACCAAATGGAATGCTTTGCTATCTGGTTTAACTTTATGTTTTTCCATATATTTCGTGAGGCTGCAATTTGTGTACCTGAAggataaaacagaaaacataaggACATGGACGGAGGTGGAACACGGTGCTCTCTGGTCCAGTGACACAGTTCTACCATAGGTTTGATCGTCTGGCCAGACCTCCTCTATGCCCCATGTCAGCTCCTCTCCCACCCCCTTCTGAGTGCCTGGTCCAAACTCAAACTCCTTTACCTCCTTGCCACACGAGCTCAACTCAACATAAGACCTACGTGTTTCTTCTGAAGTCTTTCATCAAGGTGGAGTGCTCAGGCATCTTTTTTATGTCCTCCCAGTCCTTATCTGAGCGAAAAGCAAGAAAGACATGGAGCTGCATCAAATACGAGAGGCAACTGCCAGGGAAGATCAGAGGTGGCGAGTGCTCCATTTCCTGACGTGAACCTACCGGCAGGGAACCCCATGACGTTGAAGATGCGGTCCAGCTGGTCATGGTGGTATGGGTTGCTGGTCTTTATGTCCTCTTGCCGACAGTGGAATATGGGTTCCGAGGTCAACAGCTCTGCAAAGATGCAGCCGATTGCCCAGATGTCTGCAGGAACATAAAGTGAGGAAAAAGCCCGACTATGAAGGTGGAGAGAAGCCCCCAGCACTAACTCCGACATATACAGTATGCCTCAAATTCAACTGCACGCTGCTCATGCAGAGGTCAGcacccacacacccacgcacAGCTTCTCCAAGTTTAAAACATGCCAGAGCAGGCAAAGGCTCACCAATGGCTTTGGTGTAGTGTCTGGCTCCCAGCAAGAGTTCTGGGGCTCGGTACCAGAACGTGACCACCACAGGGTCCAGGTCCGCTAAAGGCTTGAGTGGTGAGTTGAAGAGACGGGCAAACCCCATATCCGCTGTGTGGGAAACCAGGAAGTTAAAGCCAGGATGTCTGCACGTTTCAATATcttttaaaacagtatgtatGCTCTGGGCAGTTTCTATCGAAAGCTCAGTGAAGCTAACTGGTCTCTTAAACCAGTACTCTGCATTTTGTACACTTTACGTAACAGACTGCTGGTggattttttcaaaatgctggTCCTTTGTATATGCTGCATATAAAGGTTCAGCTTTATACTTATGGATTCCAGCATGACAGTGGGATGCTGAAGAGAAAAGTACCAATCTTGACTCGGCCCCTTTCTGGACCCTCTCCCATGACCAAAATGTTGGCAGGTTTCTGTGAAAACAGAGAGAGGATGTGTCACGCAGAAGCACATGTACCGTACATAATCTTTGCATCCACAAGGACTGACTTTGGATTTTGCACAACCACTGAGCAGCACTTTGTAGCTCCCCCCAGAGGCTGCTGCAGATTGGGTCGGGAGACAGGGACCTTCTCAAATGCTCTTAGCCAACAATGAACATCTCTGCAATGCAGTCTTGAGCACAGCGGAAAAAGCAGCAGGACCAGGTCGATCCCAACCGTACATCTGAGGTCCACATTTGCCCTCCCCAAACAAACATCCCGCAATGCAAAGAATAAAGTAAGAACTGGAACACTGCAGAACTCAGAAACTTCCTCAGCTATGTAAAACACAGTCTTAATAGCACAAGAGAACTAATTTAGTGTTTTCCTCTTCAGCACATCcccaatgtgtgtgtctgatttgTTAGAGATTGAGTTTACAGTGTGTAACAGCCACAAAAGAGATGAACGAGCGCAGACAGCCAGCCATACACTATTAGAGAGTAACTAGTGATGTTATGATAACCAGTGTGAACTAATGAAGTAAGTGGGTCCACTTTCATGGGACTTTGTGACATTTCAGAATAAGCAGctgtcagttttggggctcgggaacacataaaaaatattaccacTGGAATTAATGCTCATTATGTCCAGTAATTATGAATGGTAACTATAGTTGGgaaccacacatacacaatcgGCAGAACATCAAAGTCATTAGTGGAGCTGCCAATCTTCCATTATATGTCTAATggtgagacacacacaaacatactgcATTCTCCCCAAGTCTTTGTCGAAACCCCAGTCCTCACCAGGTCTCTATGGAGCACCCAGTTGGCATGCAGGTAATGGATGCCATCCAAGATCTGGTAGAGCAGGGACTTCACCATGCCACGTGGCAGCTGCAAGGGTTTCTTGTTGGCCTTGGAGGCTCTGTGGAACTTTATTATGTGCTACAAATAGAAGTCTTAgggtcacatacacaaccatagaGTGAGTGACAAAGTAAGCCAGCCCCTGACTCTGCCCACCAGACAGTAACTCTTTTTCAAAGTCTGCGTGTTAGTAGGTCTGTTGGAGAGTCTGTTCTCACCCAGAGGTCGTGCTCAGCGTAATCAAAGAGTAGCCAGACCTTGCGGTCAGCATGTGACAGAAACACCTTCTGCAAGGAGATGACGTTTGGGTGTTTGAGTTCACGTAGCAGCTGAAACATACAACAATGTTaagctgaataaatgttcaGATGGCAAAAAGAAGTAAATGACCAGTATACAACAGCCACATGACATTCAGCATTAAATTACAGGAAGAAAACATTAATATGGCAGTtggctaaaaaaata encodes:
- the cdk8 gene encoding cyclin-dependent kinase 8 isoform X1, coding for MDYDFKVKLTGERERVEDLFEYEGCKVGRGTYGHVYKAKRKDGKDDKDYALKQIEGTGISMSACREIALLRELKHPNVISLQKVFLSHADRKVWLLFDYAEHDLWHIIKFHRASKANKKPLQLPRGMVKSLLYQILDGIHYLHANWVLHRDLKPANILVMGEGPERGRVKIADMGFARLFNSPLKPLADLDPVVVTFWYRAPELLLGARHYTKAIDIWAIGCIFAELLTSEPIFHCRQEDIKTSNPYHHDQLDRIFNVMGFPADKDWEDIKKMPEHSTLMKDFRRNTYTNCSLTKYMEKHKVKPDSKAFHLLQKLLTMDPIRRITSEQAMQDPYFLEEPLPTSDVFAGCQIPYPKREFLTEEEPEDKADKKNQQQGNNHTNGAGHTGNPDNSHAQGPPLKKVRVVPPTTTSSGLIMTSDYQRSNPHAAYQNPGPSTSLPQSSMGYSSTSQQPPQYSHQTHRY
- the cdk8 gene encoding cyclin-dependent kinase 8 isoform X2 encodes the protein MSACREIALLRELKHPNVISLQKVFLSHADRKVWLLFDYAEHDLWHIIKFHRASKANKKPLQLPRGMVKSLLYQILDGIHYLHANWVLHRDLKPANILVMGEGPERGRVKIADMGFARLFNSPLKPLADLDPVVVTFWYRAPELLLGARHYTKAIDIWAIGCIFAELLTSEPIFHCRQEDIKTSNPYHHDQLDRIFNVMGFPADKDWEDIKKMPEHSTLMKDFRRNTYTNCSLTKYMEKHKVKPDSKAFHLLQKLLTMDPIRRITSEQAMQDPYFLEEPLPTSDVFAGCQIPYPKREFLTEEEPEDKADKKNQQQGNNHTNGAGHTGNPDNSHAQGPPLKKVRVVPPTTTSSGLIMTSDYQRSNPHAAYQNPGPSTSLPQSSMGYSSTSQQPPQYSHQTHRY